The proteins below are encoded in one region of Bifidobacterium catenulatum DSM 16992 = JCM 1194 = LMG 11043:
- the pheT gene encoding phenylalanine--tRNA ligase subunit beta produces the protein MPMVDIDWLKDHVEVPEGLTYEQLAKDLVKVGLEEEEIHTSQLVGPIVVGYVVDATPEPQKNGKIINWCHVDVGDEYNETDENGNKVPRGIICGAPNMAAGEKVVVTLPGAVLPGDFKIEPRKTYGHISNGMCASERELGLGDNHDGIILLRKYGFTPEEYEKLQPGDDAMHLLHLDEPLLEINITPDRGYAFSYRGVSREYHHSTGAAYTDPAVALNEKAPITKGLPEGTKTDIEVIVDDNNPIHGVVGCDRYYARAVKGFDPASHTPNWMRRRLARAGMRSISLAVDVTNYVMLDLGQPMHAYDLDKIEGPIVVRRANEGEKLTTLDGKDHDLSVEDLLITDSPNGARGSRVLGIAGVMGGMYGEVTAETKNILLESAHFDQVSIARSARRHKIPSEASRRFERGVDDQLQPAAAQMAAELMIKYGNGEPSEHPTDFNTVSNRRPILFKASEVARVAGLDTDVNTISDILTDIGCSVAGGGNGEFSVVPPSWRPDLNEPCDLVEEVARLVGYDEIPVIVPPAPVEGKVGLTAEQLRKRQVADELAEYGMVETLSYPFVGDEDYKNFALDAAETKNVSVEIANPLAGDRPFLRRDIIPTLAQTVQRNLRRGVENVSLYEIGHVYLWDPNAPAIPALPGAVKPTDEQLAALDAGLPDQPMHVAGILTGNAVDSGWLGERRAVDWSDAVEAVQRISDRIGAALTLNQPNAEDVPAQWHPGRAARVMAGDVFVGMVGELHPHINEALGFPAHSAAFELDLTALFATLSGKPVQAKPISTFPPVKQDLAFTVSTDVTAAELKQVIVEAAGDSLESIELFDVYTGDQLGEDEKSLAYAVTFRAPDKTLASEDSEAIRKRIVDEASKLGAQLRA, from the coding sequence ATGCCAATGGTTGACATTGATTGGCTCAAGGACCATGTCGAGGTTCCGGAAGGCCTTACATACGAACAGCTTGCCAAAGATCTGGTGAAGGTCGGTCTCGAAGAGGAAGAGATCCACACCTCCCAGCTGGTCGGTCCGATCGTCGTCGGCTATGTGGTCGATGCCACTCCGGAACCGCAGAAGAACGGCAAGATCATTAACTGGTGCCATGTTGACGTCGGCGACGAATACAACGAGACCGATGAGAACGGCAACAAGGTGCCGCGCGGCATCATCTGCGGCGCGCCGAACATGGCTGCCGGCGAAAAGGTCGTCGTGACGCTTCCTGGCGCTGTGCTGCCGGGTGATTTCAAGATCGAACCACGCAAGACCTACGGCCATATTTCCAACGGCATGTGCGCTTCCGAACGTGAGCTTGGATTGGGTGATAACCATGACGGCATCATCCTGCTGCGCAAGTACGGCTTCACCCCGGAAGAGTATGAGAAGCTCCAGCCGGGCGACGACGCAATGCACCTGCTGCACTTGGATGAACCGCTGCTGGAGATCAACATCACTCCGGACCGCGGCTACGCGTTCTCATACCGTGGTGTGTCTCGCGAATACCATCATTCCACCGGTGCGGCCTACACCGATCCGGCTGTCGCTCTGAACGAGAAGGCGCCGATTACCAAGGGCCTGCCGGAAGGCACTAAGACCGACATCGAAGTGATCGTCGATGACAATAATCCGATTCACGGTGTGGTTGGATGCGATCGCTATTACGCTCGTGCGGTCAAGGGATTCGATCCGGCCAGCCATACGCCGAACTGGATGCGTCGCCGCCTGGCCCGCGCTGGCATGCGCTCCATCTCCTTGGCTGTGGATGTCACCAACTATGTGATGCTCGACTTGGGACAGCCGATGCATGCCTACGATCTGGATAAGATCGAAGGGCCGATTGTGGTGCGTCGCGCCAACGAAGGTGAGAAGCTCACCACGTTGGACGGCAAGGATCACGATTTGAGCGTCGAAGATCTGCTGATCACCGATTCCCCGAACGGCGCACGCGGCTCCCGTGTGCTTGGCATCGCAGGTGTGATGGGCGGCATGTATGGCGAGGTTACTGCTGAAACCAAGAACATCCTGCTGGAATCCGCGCACTTCGATCAGGTGTCGATCGCGCGTTCCGCACGCCGTCACAAGATTCCGTCCGAAGCCTCCCGTCGTTTCGAACGCGGTGTGGATGACCAGCTGCAGCCGGCAGCAGCCCAAATGGCCGCCGAACTGATGATTAAGTACGGCAATGGCGAGCCGAGCGAGCACCCGACCGACTTCAATACCGTCTCCAACCGCCGTCCGATCCTATTCAAAGCTTCGGAAGTGGCTCGTGTGGCCGGACTTGACACGGATGTGAACACCATCAGCGACATTCTTACCGATATCGGTTGCTCCGTCGCCGGAGGCGGCAATGGCGAGTTTTCCGTGGTGCCCCCAAGTTGGCGCCCCGATTTGAACGAGCCGTGCGATCTGGTTGAGGAAGTGGCGCGTCTTGTCGGATATGACGAGATTCCTGTCATCGTGCCTCCGGCACCGGTCGAAGGCAAGGTCGGTCTGACTGCCGAGCAGCTGCGTAAGCGCCAGGTTGCTGATGAACTTGCCGAATACGGTATGGTGGAAACGTTGAGCTATCCATTCGTCGGCGATGAGGATTACAAGAACTTCGCGCTGGACGCCGCTGAGACGAAGAACGTCAGCGTGGAGATCGCCAACCCGCTCGCCGGTGATCGTCCGTTCCTGCGTCGCGATATTATTCCAACGCTGGCACAGACCGTTCAGCGCAATCTGCGTCGCGGCGTGGAGAATGTGTCGCTGTATGAGATCGGCCACGTGTATCTGTGGGATCCGAACGCTCCTGCGATTCCAGCACTGCCGGGTGCCGTCAAGCCGACGGACGAGCAGCTTGCCGCGCTTGATGCCGGTCTTCCGGATCAGCCGATGCATGTTGCTGGTATTCTGACCGGCAACGCCGTTGACTCCGGTTGGCTGGGCGAGCGCCGCGCAGTGGATTGGTCTGACGCCGTCGAGGCGGTGCAGCGCATCTCCGACCGTATTGGCGCAGCTCTAACACTGAATCAGCCGAATGCTGAAGACGTGCCGGCACAATGGCATCCGGGCCGCGCGGCCCGCGTGATGGCCGGTGACGTATTCGTCGGCATGGTCGGCGAGCTTCACCCGCACATTAACGAGGCGTTGGGCTTCCCGGCCCATTCCGCGGCCTTTGAATTGGATTTGACCGCGTTGTTCGCCACGTTGAGTGGTAAGCCGGTGCAGGCCAAGCCGATCTCCACCTTCCCGCCGGTCAAGCAGGACCTAGCTTTCACGGTGTCCACCGACGTTACGGCCGCTGAACTCAAGCAGGTCATCGTCGAAGCCGCCGGAGACAGTCTTGAAAGTATTGAGCTGTTCGATGTGTACACCGGCGATCAGCTGGGCGAAGACGAAAAGTCCTTGGCCTACGCGGTCACGTTCCGCGCTCCGGATAAGACTCTCGCTTCCGAAGACAGCGAAGCCATCCGCAAGCGTATTGTGGATGAAGCATCCAAACTGGGTGCGCAGCTGCGCGCCTGA
- the pheS gene encoding phenylalanine--tRNA ligase subunit alpha, giving the protein MAEGAVFDAQAVTNAVAEGIAKIENASSMEELKAIKTQYAGAESAMTQASKAIGMLPKDQKKDAGKIMGKLRADFGRAYGTKEQQVKAEEEARALAAETVDMTLPVNRKPLGARHPLPKLMEDVEDFFISMGWQISDGPEVETEWYDFDALNFGPDHPARQMQDTFYVKGNQAKDAAGFVGSNMVLRTQTSSDQVRGLLTRGVPLYIACPGRVFRTDELDATHTPVFHQVEALAVDKHLTMADLKGVLDKLAVAMFGPEAKTRLRPSYFPFTEPSAELDLWFPDKKGGAGWLEWGGCGMVNPNVLKSAGLDPEVYTGFAFGVGVERTLLLRHDINDMHDLVEGDVRFSEQFVMGE; this is encoded by the coding sequence GTGGCAGAAGGTGCGGTATTCGACGCCCAAGCGGTAACCAATGCGGTTGCCGAGGGCATCGCGAAAATCGAAAACGCCTCCAGCATGGAGGAATTGAAAGCCATCAAGACGCAGTACGCCGGAGCGGAATCCGCGATGACGCAGGCCAGCAAGGCCATCGGCATGCTGCCGAAGGACCAGAAGAAAGACGCCGGCAAGATTATGGGCAAGCTGCGCGCCGACTTCGGTCGTGCGTATGGCACCAAGGAACAGCAGGTCAAGGCTGAGGAAGAGGCCCGTGCGCTTGCCGCCGAAACCGTGGACATGACCCTTCCGGTCAACCGCAAGCCGCTTGGCGCGCGCCATCCGTTGCCGAAGCTGATGGAGGATGTCGAAGACTTTTTCATCTCCATGGGCTGGCAGATTTCCGACGGTCCTGAAGTGGAAACCGAATGGTACGACTTCGACGCGCTGAACTTCGGCCCCGACCATCCGGCACGTCAGATGCAGGATACCTTCTACGTTAAGGGCAATCAGGCCAAGGACGCCGCAGGCTTCGTCGGGTCCAACATGGTGCTGCGCACCCAGACCTCCTCCGATCAGGTGCGTGGTCTGCTCACTCGTGGTGTGCCGCTGTACATCGCCTGCCCGGGTCGTGTGTTCCGCACTGATGAGCTCGACGCCACCCACACCCCGGTGTTCCACCAGGTGGAGGCTCTTGCGGTCGACAAGCATCTGACCATGGCCGACCTGAAGGGCGTGCTCGACAAGCTTGCCGTGGCCATGTTCGGTCCGGAAGCAAAGACGCGTCTGCGTCCGAGCTATTTCCCGTTCACCGAGCCGAGCGCCGAACTCGACCTGTGGTTCCCCGATAAGAAGGGCGGCGCAGGCTGGCTCGAATGGGGCGGCTGCGGTATGGTCAACCCGAATGTGCTGAAGTCCGCTGGCCTCGATCCCGAGGTCTACACCGGCTTCGCCTTCGGCGTGGGCGTGGAGCGTACCCTGCTGCTGCGCCACGACATCAACGACATGCACGACCTAGTCGAAGGCGACGTGCGATTCAGCGAACAGTTTGTGATGGGGGAGTGA
- a CDS encoding TrmH family RNA methyltransferase — translation MPIKSEVIANPKSERVRRVSELADRKGRKRSGRFMVEGPQSVRELLTYHPGLVEDLYVEVESAQPDASFATPVVAQMAGKAMQSGVYVHKVTHAVMHRMSADAQGVLAVADMQAFLDSSAVLDDFDGHAMVAAFWQVRDPGNAGTVIRSADAAGCSAVVLVDDCVDMFNPKVVRSTAGSLFHLPILTMGTDDFFAWCDTHELAVYAADVYGTDSRQPESLTDVIAMPETLAGAKAVLFGNEARGLTKEVLERTDRIVSIPLYGKAESLNLGTSSSVMLLSLAMSSHVERM, via the coding sequence ATGCCTATAAAATCCGAAGTCATTGCGAACCCCAAGTCGGAGCGCGTCCGCCGCGTGTCCGAACTCGCCGATCGAAAAGGGCGGAAACGGTCTGGCCGTTTCATGGTGGAAGGCCCCCAGTCGGTGCGTGAGCTGCTGACATACCATCCAGGACTTGTCGAGGACCTCTACGTTGAGGTCGAGTCGGCACAGCCCGATGCCTCATTTGCGACACCTGTTGTCGCGCAGATGGCGGGCAAGGCCATGCAATCCGGCGTGTATGTGCACAAGGTCACTCATGCGGTGATGCACCGTATGAGCGCCGACGCGCAAGGCGTGCTTGCCGTCGCGGATATGCAGGCTTTCCTTGATTCGTCCGCCGTTCTGGACGATTTCGACGGGCATGCGATGGTCGCCGCGTTTTGGCAGGTTCGCGATCCCGGTAACGCCGGAACCGTGATTCGTTCCGCCGATGCGGCCGGCTGCTCCGCCGTGGTATTGGTCGACGACTGCGTGGACATGTTCAATCCGAAAGTGGTCCGCTCCACCGCGGGATCACTGTTCCACCTTCCGATTCTGACCATGGGAACGGACGACTTCTTCGCATGGTGCGATACTCACGAGCTGGCAGTGTATGCGGCCGATGTATATGGCACGGATTCCCGACAACCGGAATCTCTGACGGATGTAATTGCCATGCCGGAAACGCTTGCCGGGGCCAAAGCGGTGTTGTTCGGCAATGAGGCGCGTGGATTGACCAAGGAAGTTTTGGAACGAACCGATAGGATCGTGTCCATACCGCTTTATGGCAAAGCGGAATCCTTGAACCTTGGCACTAGTTCGTCGGTAATGCTGCTGAGCTTGGCTATGTCGAGTCATGTTGAAAGAATGTAG
- a CDS encoding ABC transporter permease, giving the protein MGGGKDFGGASMVSGDFSLVGFSSDEAVSNTSNGSFTMVDGKVFGYDKSSDGDAIISKSLADFNALSVGDTISVADPNDTDTTYQLTIVGIYKNSTDSTQQMGGPMASNASDPANAIYTSVSTLRSLGLDADADTDSAARLNYTYVFSSKSDYEAFCEDAINAGLDDDYAVSSADVENYESSLVPLNNLSKFALTLLIVVLAVGGVVLVVITLLNVRERKYEIGVLAAIGVNKVKVAAQFTLELLIVTMIGLALGACAGAVASVPVSNQLLASQIEQQQSQQTNQREQFGRDMQGSADGSGTGAQDSGNANDSSNSTDSQNSDSASNQNSAMPGKGGNGPEGMMDRAVNYASSVNATVNLTVVGQLLLVGLGLTLIAALVAVVFVLRYEPLQILADRS; this is encoded by the coding sequence ATGGGCGGCGGCAAGGATTTCGGCGGTGCGTCCATGGTCAGCGGCGATTTCTCGCTCGTCGGCTTCTCTTCGGACGAAGCGGTTTCCAATACATCGAACGGTAGCTTCACCATGGTTGACGGCAAAGTGTTCGGCTACGATAAATCCAGTGACGGTGACGCAATTATTTCCAAGTCACTCGCCGATTTCAATGCCCTCTCCGTAGGAGACACCATCAGCGTGGCCGATCCGAATGACACGGACACCACTTACCAGCTCACCATCGTCGGTATTTACAAGAATTCCACCGATTCCACCCAGCAGATGGGCGGGCCGATGGCCTCCAATGCCTCCGATCCGGCCAATGCCATATATACGTCGGTCTCCACACTGAGATCGTTAGGACTTGATGCCGACGCGGACACCGATTCCGCCGCACGGCTGAATTACACGTACGTGTTCTCCAGCAAATCGGATTACGAAGCATTCTGCGAGGATGCAATCAACGCCGGGCTCGACGACGACTATGCCGTCTCCTCCGCCGATGTGGAGAATTACGAATCCAGCCTGGTGCCGCTCAACAACCTGTCGAAGTTCGCGTTGACACTGCTCATCGTGGTGCTGGCTGTCGGTGGCGTGGTGCTGGTGGTCATCACATTGCTGAACGTACGCGAACGTAAGTATGAGATCGGCGTGCTTGCCGCGATTGGTGTGAACAAAGTCAAGGTTGCGGCGCAGTTCACCTTGGAATTGCTGATCGTCACCATGATCGGCCTCGCATTGGGCGCCTGCGCCGGTGCGGTGGCTTCAGTGCCGGTGTCCAACCAGTTGCTGGCAAGCCAAATCGAACAACAGCAGTCGCAACAGACCAACCAACGCGAACAGTTCGGTCGCGACATGCAGGGGTCGGCTGATGGTTCCGGCACTGGTGCGCAGGATTCCGGAAATGCCAACGACTCCTCGAATTCCACGGATTCGCAGAATTCCGATAGTGCATCCAACCAGAATTCGGCCATGCCGGGCAAGGGCGGCAACGGTCCTGAAGGCATGATGGACCGCGCGGTGAATTACGCTTCCTCTGTCAACGCAACCGTCAACCTCACCGTGGTGGGCCAACTGCTGCTGGTAGGTCTTGGGCTGACGCTCATCGCTGCATTAGTCGCAGTCGTATTCGTATTGCGATACGAGCCTTTGCAGATTCTTGCCGACCGTTCCTGA
- a CDS encoding ABC transporter ATP-binding protein → MAKTDETRLDQTTVSTDKTTNTASQQSDMPVLRLDDVSYSYTKGGKRVLKNISHDFQSGSVHAITGPSGAGKTTMLSLISGLANPTEGKVLYNGNDLSKQDRYRYRSHDIGVIFQGFNLLPNLTVAENIILSMDASGKTFDRSKKEIVNDLLVQVHLPQEYANERILHLSGGEQQRVAIARALSHDPAIIVADEPTGNLDLATQDDIMGIFQALAHDEQHCVIIVTHSPEVAKASDEIFELAPIKRRR, encoded by the coding sequence ATGGCCAAAACAGACGAGACACGTCTTGATCAAACTACCGTATCAACCGACAAAACCACCAATACAGCTTCGCAACAATCCGATATGCCTGTGCTGAGATTGGACGATGTGAGCTACTCGTATACCAAGGGCGGCAAGCGCGTGCTGAAAAATATCAGTCATGATTTTCAGTCGGGCAGTGTGCACGCCATCACCGGACCTTCCGGCGCTGGCAAAACCACTATGTTATCGCTGATTTCCGGGCTTGCCAATCCCACAGAGGGAAAGGTGTTGTACAACGGCAACGATTTGTCGAAGCAGGATCGATACCGGTACCGTAGTCATGATATCGGCGTTATTTTCCAAGGTTTCAATCTGTTGCCGAATCTGACCGTCGCGGAAAACATCATCCTGTCGATGGACGCTTCCGGCAAGACCTTCGACCGTTCGAAGAAAGAGATCGTCAACGATCTGCTTGTACAAGTGCATCTGCCGCAGGAATATGCGAACGAACGCATTCTGCATCTTTCCGGAGGTGAGCAGCAGCGTGTGGCGATCGCCCGCGCGCTCAGCCACGACCCAGCCATCATCGTGGCGGACGAACCGACCGGCAATCTCGACCTCGCCACGCAGGACGACATCATGGGCATCTTTCAAGCCTTGGCACATGACGAACAGCATTGCGTCATCATCGTGACGCATAGTCCGGAAGTGGCCAAGGCCTCCGACGAGATATTCGAACTGGCCCCAATCAAGCGACGCCGTTAA
- a CDS encoding solute carrier family 23 protein, which translates to MKNTLLGLQHVLVSNVWLDPVFVAGAIGLPLALSSNMVNAIFIVSGLVTLIQATKLVRLPIVQGPSAAFDALMISAGAAGSLAAAGTSIFVSSLIFLVLCLTRVIEKLRFLFAPIVSGVIILLVGVSLSGFTLSEFLGGAPGDPGFADPKTLTVSIITCMLVVALSQFGKGMLKALSYLIALAAGTILSLAFGMADFSEVASKPWIGLPKFMPYGGFDFNAAIFVPFFIAYMVAIMEALGVYQAATEIQGTKLEDRQVRYGLAGEAAGSAVSSLIGGFTTTAYPQNVALLKVTDEGKTRTRVPVIIAGVVFVTLGFIPKAGAVLSLIPSPVIGGIFLPAAASLISTGLNTLRKAENNDQTQVVIGLSLLLGIALPNALSGLEGGMHVFFSNSILVGAFSVVILKALIIDLPNAIARHTDKPTEHTKQAE; encoded by the coding sequence ATGAAAAACACACTGCTCGGCCTGCAGCATGTACTCGTGTCAAACGTGTGGCTCGACCCCGTGTTCGTGGCCGGAGCCATTGGCCTTCCTCTGGCGTTGTCATCAAACATGGTGAATGCCATCTTCATAGTGTCCGGTCTGGTCACGCTCATCCAAGCCACAAAACTGGTGCGTCTTCCCATCGTGCAAGGACCGTCCGCCGCATTCGACGCGCTGATGATCTCCGCCGGTGCTGCAGGATCATTGGCCGCCGCCGGCACATCCATATTCGTCAGTTCGCTAATATTCCTGGTATTGTGCCTGACCCGCGTGATCGAAAAACTGCGGTTTCTATTCGCTCCAATCGTGTCGGGGGTAATCATTCTCCTCGTCGGCGTGTCACTCTCCGGCTTCACACTAAGCGAATTCCTTGGCGGCGCGCCAGGAGACCCGGGATTCGCCGATCCGAAGACGCTGACCGTCTCCATCATCACCTGCATGCTGGTGGTGGCGCTTTCCCAATTCGGCAAAGGCATGCTCAAGGCGCTGTCATATCTGATCGCGCTGGCCGCAGGCACCATACTGTCTTTGGCGTTCGGCATGGCGGACTTCTCCGAAGTGGCGTCCAAGCCATGGATCGGTCTGCCGAAGTTCATGCCATACGGCGGTTTCGACTTCAACGCCGCCATTTTCGTACCGTTTTTCATAGCCTATATGGTGGCCATCATGGAAGCGCTTGGCGTGTACCAAGCCGCCACAGAAATCCAAGGAACAAAGCTTGAAGACCGCCAGGTGCGTTACGGCCTCGCCGGAGAAGCGGCCGGATCGGCGGTCTCCTCACTGATCGGCGGTTTCACCACCACCGCATATCCGCAGAACGTGGCCTTGCTCAAGGTCACAGACGAAGGCAAGACCCGCACCCGTGTACCGGTGATTATCGCAGGTGTGGTATTCGTGACGCTTGGTTTCATACCGAAAGCCGGCGCCGTACTGTCGCTCATCCCCTCCCCGGTAATCGGCGGCATCTTCCTGCCGGCGGCGGCCAGCCTCATCAGCACCGGACTCAACACGTTACGAAAGGCGGAGAACAACGATCAGACCCAAGTGGTGATAGGCCTATCCCTCCTGCTTGGCATCGCATTGCCAAACGCATTAAGCGGACTTGAAGGCGGCATGCACGTGTTCTTCTCAAACTCGATTCTGGTCGGCGCATTCAGCGTAGTGATACTCAAGGCCCTTATCATCGATCTGCCAAACGCAATCGCACGGCATACGGACAAACCCACGGAACATACAAAACAAGCAGAATAA
- a CDS encoding LuxE/PaaK family acyltransferase translates to MDMQASQESLELNGQKTIIKQKVLDFITQYGCSRAPDEAFDTLAKRIFAFQFEHNLPYRAYCMSKRVTPQTLTDWMQIPPMPVDGFKMLTLTSVPERDCEAVFTTSGTTHPGQRGRNFHPDLEVWDESMIVPFRHFIMPDRERIRIAVLSPAWDMNEHSSLSRYLTRAVEQCGEEGSSFFFHKDGLDFAGVERFLDVAVSDNAPVMLMGASSAYLYLLDYLDKQHKTYRLASDSRVFDTGGFKSTRTDMTVDDLYAAFARALGVDRSHCVNMYGMTELSSQIYDQNILSYYTDGSLNYSKETPSWVRSVFLDPATLAPVPDEEQGVIAHYDLANWNSCLAILTEDLGVRSSYGYTLNGRAKGAEARGCSITVDEVMAANA, encoded by the coding sequence ATGGACATGCAAGCATCGCAGGAATCCCTGGAACTCAACGGACAGAAGACGATCATCAAGCAAAAAGTGCTCGATTTCATCACACAATACGGTTGCTCCCGCGCACCGGACGAAGCGTTCGACACGCTCGCGAAACGCATCTTCGCCTTCCAATTCGAGCATAATCTGCCATACCGGGCCTACTGCATGTCCAAACGCGTCACCCCGCAGACACTCACCGACTGGATGCAGATTCCGCCCATGCCCGTCGACGGCTTCAAAATGCTGACGCTCACTTCCGTGCCCGAACGGGATTGTGAAGCGGTATTCACCACCAGCGGCACCACGCATCCCGGTCAGCGTGGCCGTAATTTTCACCCCGATCTGGAAGTGTGGGACGAATCGATGATCGTGCCGTTTCGGCATTTCATCATGCCGGACCGCGAACGCATCCGTATCGCCGTTCTCTCCCCCGCGTGGGATATGAACGAGCATTCGTCGCTGTCAAGGTATTTGACCCGTGCTGTGGAACAGTGTGGCGAGGAAGGCAGCAGCTTCTTCTTTCATAAGGATGGTCTTGATTTCGCTGGTGTTGAGCGTTTTCTTGACGTAGCAGTGTCCGACAATGCGCCGGTGATGCTGATGGGCGCTTCCTCGGCTTATCTGTATTTGTTGGATTATTTGGACAAGCAGCATAAAACCTATCGTCTTGCCTCTGATTCGCGCGTGTTCGATACGGGCGGGTTCAAGAGCACTCGCACCGATATGACGGTTGATGATCTGTACGCGGCATTTGCTCGTGCGCTTGGCGTGGACCGTTCGCATTGCGTGAATATGTATGGTATGACGGAGTTGAGTTCGCAGATTTACGATCAGAACATCCTGTCCTATTACACAGATGGTTCATTGAACTATTCGAAGGAGACGCCGTCGTGGGTACGTTCCGTGTTCCTTGATCCGGCCACGCTTGCGCCGGTGCCAGACGAGGAGCAGGGTGTGATCGCGCATTACGATTTGGCGAATTGGAATTCCTGCCTGGCGATTTTAACGGAAGATCTGGGAGTGAGATCTTCTTATGGTTACACACTCAACGGCCGAGCGAAAGGCGCCGAGGCGCGTGGCTGTTCGATTACCGTTGATGAGGTAATGGCGGCCAACGCATGA
- a CDS encoding acyl-CoA reductase, whose protein sequence is MSVVDVFYAPRGFAFDDFDTHDVSLPGGDTVTLRFPRLDAGMVHTLADSVRQHRDATLARYSTDRIVDVIARAAELWTNPQYPERRLAERLIPAITGYDASMVRLELKRYMRMFRRRELLRFVDDELDCPQMLDEYRPNRSGGYTRLYGPELSFHVFSSNVPGIPVWSMTMSLLVKSAVLGKSSFDEPLMPVLFARSLGSVDPDMADALAIMPWHGGTTDLEDAAIGEADAVIAYGSSHTTEAIRPRVRAGKPFLSYGAKIGFSLIGRESLRTDLYTDTVHRMAVDVATYDQQSCLAPQTMFVERGGAVPPAQVAELLACELSSQQRKYPCSTPSEEESMAIQRLRSTAQMKALLLGAESMAGAADGASDNPFVIQSRSGTDWTVLYYPSVGMADSLSTPLNRTVNIVAVDHVEDALPSLRPYAQWLQTCGVALGPNRLFDVAQRVGSAGIDRICPLGEMNRAKSGWHHDGGFNLLDLVHVVDIERNTDMYCDGFDMDVE, encoded by the coding sequence ATGAGCGTCGTCGACGTTTTTTACGCACCGCGCGGATTCGCGTTCGACGATTTCGATACGCATGATGTTTCATTGCCCGGCGGCGATACGGTGACGCTGCGTTTCCCGCGGCTTGATGCCGGTATGGTGCATACGCTGGCTGATTCCGTACGGCAGCATCGCGATGCGACGCTAGCACGGTATTCCACGGATAGAATCGTCGATGTCATCGCGCGGGCCGCCGAGTTGTGGACGAATCCGCAATATCCGGAACGTCGGCTTGCAGAACGTCTTATTCCCGCGATTACCGGTTACGATGCCTCCATGGTACGTCTCGAGCTGAAACGGTATATGCGCATGTTCCGGCGACGGGAATTGCTGCGTTTCGTTGATGATGAACTGGATTGTCCGCAGATGCTTGATGAGTATCGTCCGAATCGTTCGGGCGGATATACGCGGCTGTATGGACCGGAATTGTCGTTCCACGTGTTTTCCAGCAATGTACCGGGTATTCCGGTATGGAGCATGACGATGTCGTTGTTGGTGAAAAGCGCGGTTCTCGGCAAATCGTCGTTTGATGAGCCGCTGATGCCGGTGTTGTTCGCCCGTTCTTTGGGAAGCGTCGATCCTGATATGGCGGATGCCTTGGCGATTATGCCGTGGCATGGCGGCACCACGGATTTGGAGGACGCCGCGATTGGCGAGGCTGACGCGGTGATCGCGTATGGCTCATCGCATACCACTGAGGCAATCCGTCCACGGGTGCGTGCCGGGAAGCCGTTCCTGAGTTATGGCGCGAAAATCGGTTTCTCGCTAATCGGCCGTGAGTCCCTGCGGACCGACCTGTATACCGATACCGTGCATCGCATGGCGGTTGATGTGGCCACATACGATCAGCAAAGCTGTCTGGCTCCACAGACCATGTTCGTGGAGCGCGGCGGGGCCGTTCCTCCCGCGCAGGTCGCTGAATTGCTCGCATGTGAGTTATCGTCCCAGCAACGTAAATATCCCTGTTCCACACCATCCGAAGAGGAATCGATGGCGATTCAGCGGCTACGTTCCACCGCGCAGATGAAAGCGTTGCTGCTGGGGGCCGAATCAATGGCTGGGGCCGCGGACGGCGCGTCCGACAATCCGTTCGTCATACAGTCGCGTTCAGGCACTGATTGGACGGTGTTGTATTATCCGTCCGTCGGTATGGCCGATTCGCTGTCCACGCCGTTGAACCGTACCGTCAATATCGTGGCGGTCGACCATGTCGAAGACGCGCTGCCTTCGTTGCGTCCCTATGCTCAGTGGCTGCAGACTTGCGGCGTAGCGCTTGGGCCGAATCGTCTGTTCGACGTGGCGCAACGCGTCGGGTCGGCAGGTATCGACCGCATATGCCCGCTCGGGGAGATGAACCGCGCGAAATCCGGCTGGCACCATGACGGCGGTTTCAATCTGCTCGATTTGGTGCATGTGGTCGATATCGAGCGCAACACCGATATGTACTGCGATGGTTTCGATATGGATGTCGAATAA